Proteins encoded by one window of Clostridium cagae:
- a CDS encoding ABC transporter ATP-binding protein has product MDLSIGNGIFGLLGKNGSGKTTLMRIITTLMEPTKGQVNILGLEAKTKNYSEIKKNIGYLPQEFGFYKDFTVLEILNYISILSNIDKSLVKEKIEKVLKNVGMYSDRKKKYKELSGGMKRRVGLAQAMLNNPKILIVDEPTAGVDPEERIKIRNLLNEYSQDNTVLFSTHIVEDIENTCNKLAILNEGKLIFNGDLSSLFKLASGTLWECSFSDMEEFNTFKNKHNVLSYKHEEQKIIAKVINEGSPLNNSKPAKVSLEEAYVYMTKKAGM; this is encoded by the coding sequence ATAGATTTAAGCATTGGCAATGGGATTTTTGGTTTACTAGGGAAAAATGGTTCAGGAAAAACCACTTTAATGAGAATAATAACAACTTTGATGGAACCAACAAAAGGACAAGTTAATATTTTAGGATTAGAAGCTAAAACAAAAAATTATTCAGAAATCAAAAAGAACATAGGATATCTTCCACAAGAGTTTGGATTTTATAAGGATTTTACCGTATTAGAAATACTGAATTATATATCTATATTATCAAACATAGATAAATCTTTAGTGAAAGAGAAAATAGAAAAAGTTCTAAAAAATGTAGGTATGTACAGTGACAGAAAGAAAAAATACAAAGAGTTATCTGGTGGGATGAAAAGGCGGGTAGGTTTGGCTCAAGCAATGTTAAATAATCCTAAAATTTTGATAGTTGATGAGCCAACTGCTGGTGTAGATCCGGAAGAAAGAATAAAAATAAGGAATTTACTAAATGAGTATAGTCAAGATAATACAGTTTTATTCTCAACTCATATTGTTGAGGATATTGAGAATACTTGCAACAAATTAGCTATTTTAAATGAAGGTAAGTTAATATTTAATGGGGATTTAAGTAGTTTATTTAAGTTAGCTTCTGGAACCTTATGGGAATGTTCATTTTCTGATATGGAAGAGTTTAATACTTTTAAGAATAAGCATAATGTTTTATCTTATAAACATGAAGAACAAAAAATTATTGCTAAAGTTATAAATGAAGGCTCACCTTTGAATAATAGCAAGCCAGCAAAAGTATCTCTTGAAGAAGCCTATGTTTATATGACTAAAAAGGCAGGGATGTAG
- a CDS encoding sensor histidine kinase codes for MERVKKQKSIAKIFATYIATFCIITVLQIIIISFLFIIGLKNGMILPANYYEQMVEKNRNNIMVTDEVSEFIPKECNYVVYDLNGKIISSNVSEKNALKIWKVIEEDRISYGSNYYKIIPRENEVCAVGYKLTAQFSNPILRKYLPSAEWCPVILFIITFILGVIILSKCFSKRVAKEMKILKNITESIKVENLNFETEESSITEVNEVLLALDKMRLELNVSLNKQWNLEKSRKDQIAALAHDIKTPLTIIKGNSELLRELNLNSDAMVFNENILNEIKNMEYYIKSLIEIMKSEKEMVLKKEVVNLKNFISEIKEKSILLGREKEINFITEINNLPESINADKIALKRAIINLINNSINYCPMKGKILFKVDLNDNYISFSIEDDGRGFSEEELSLATNQFYQGDKSRNSKNHYGMGLYITKNIINKHGGNLILENSKEIGGANVVIKLPL; via the coding sequence GTGGAAAGAGTAAAGAAACAAAAAAGCATAGCTAAAATATTTGCTACGTATATAGCTACATTTTGTATAATTACAGTTCTTCAAATTATAATAATCTCATTTTTATTTATTATAGGACTTAAAAATGGAATGATTTTACCAGCTAATTATTATGAACAAATGGTAGAGAAAAATAGAAACAATATTATGGTAACAGATGAAGTATCGGAATTTATACCCAAAGAATGCAATTATGTGGTATATGATTTAAATGGAAAAATCATTAGTAGCAATGTATCAGAAAAAAATGCATTAAAAATATGGAAAGTGATTGAAGAAGATAGAATTAGTTATGGTAGTAATTACTATAAGATAATACCAAGAGAAAATGAAGTTTGTGCTGTAGGATATAAATTAACGGCTCAGTTTTCTAATCCTATTTTACGTAAATATCTTCCAAGTGCTGAATGGTGTCCAGTAATTTTATTTATTATAACATTTATATTAGGAGTAATAATATTATCTAAATGCTTTAGTAAAAGAGTAGCTAAAGAAATGAAGATTTTAAAAAATATTACTGAAAGCATAAAGGTAGAAAATCTAAATTTTGAGACAGAAGAATCAAGTATAACTGAAGTTAACGAAGTACTATTGGCTTTAGACAAAATGAGATTAGAATTAAATGTATCACTTAATAAACAGTGGAATTTAGAAAAATCACGAAAAGATCAGATAGCAGCTTTAGCACATGACATAAAAACACCATTAACTATAATTAAAGGTAATTCAGAACTACTAAGGGAATTAAATTTAAATTCGGATGCTATGGTATTTAATGAAAATATATTAAATGAAATTAAAAATATGGAGTATTATATAAAATCATTAATAGAAATAATGAAATCAGAAAAAGAAATGGTTCTTAAAAAAGAAGTGGTAAATTTAAAAAATTTCATAAGTGAAATAAAGGAAAAGTCAATTTTACTTGGAAGGGAAAAAGAAATTAATTTTATAACTGAAATTAATAATCTCCCAGAGAGCATTAATGCAGATAAGATTGCTTTAAAGCGTGCAATAATAAATTTAATTAACAATAGTATAAATTATTGTCCTATGAAAGGAAAAATATTATTTAAAGTTGATTTAAATGATAATTATATAAGTTTTAGCATAGAGGATGATGGCAGAGGTTTTAGTGAAGAAGAATTAAGTTTAGCAACAAACCAGTTCTATCAAGGAGATAAAAGTAGAAATTCTAAAAATCATTATGGAATGGGACTTTATATAACTAAAAATATTATAAATAAACATGGTGGAAATCTTATATTAGAAAATTCAAAGGAAATAGGAGGAGCAAATGTTGTTATTAAGTTACCATTATAG
- a CDS encoding response regulator transcription factor produces MATILAIDDEVGILNIIKVALEKEGHIVTTVSNANEISYNQYTKYDLILLDIMMPEIDGFTLCNKIRSLVDCPILFLTAKTMEEDIVKGLSFGGDDYITKPFGISELRARVNAHLRRERREKQNAFYISELKFYINSKEVYHDEELISFTKSEYNICEYLALNHGQVFSKEQIYESVFGFDGHSDTTAIVEHIKNIRSKLKVRGINTIETVWGIGYKWKE; encoded by the coding sequence GTGGCTACTATTTTAGCTATAGATGATGAGGTTGGAATATTAAATATTATAAAAGTTGCATTAGAAAAAGAAGGTCATATAGTAACTACTGTTTCTAATGCTAATGAAATATCATATAATCAATACACTAAATATGATTTAATACTTCTGGATATAATGATGCCAGAAATTGATGGATTTACTTTGTGCAATAAAATAAGAAGTTTAGTAGACTGTCCTATTTTATTTTTAACAGCAAAGACTATGGAGGAAGATATAGTTAAGGGACTTAGTTTTGGTGGAGATGATTATATAACAAAACCTTTTGGAATAAGTGAACTAAGAGCTAGAGTAAATGCACATTTAAGAAGAGAACGTAGAGAAAAACAAAATGCTTTTTATATTTCTGAACTTAAATTTTATATAAATTCAAAAGAAGTATATCATGATGAAGAGTTAATTTCATTTACCAAAAGTGAATATAATATATGTGAATATTTAGCATTAAATCATGGGCAAGTATTTTCAAAGGAGCAAATTTATGAAAGCGTCTTTGGATTTGATGGTCATAGTGATACAACCGCTATTGTAGAACATATTAAAAATATAAGAAGTAAACTAAAAGTAAGAGGTATAAATACAATAGAAACTGTTTGGGGGATTGGTTATAAGTGGAAAGAGTAA
- a CDS encoding lantibiotic immunity ABC transporter MutG family permease subunit: MTTIYRLMKSDFIKLKRTSFYWIHICVPLIGAFLFLWYFSFSLLSSIGKIQGYLESIALAYPVIIGIVTSMVVDQESMAGGFKEILGTEYGKGKCLISKVLILLLTGFLSTILAIGIFFIGFQYVLKQNLLPLNFYIYVTLIIFGSQIFLYLLHLWISFILGNGGSIGIGIFESLISALMITGLGDGIWQWIPCSWGMRLINYFSANWVNEGIKSSEFLNFYVGIQNSVVLTILLAICFAIWFKFYEGRKYV, encoded by the coding sequence ATGACTACAATTTATCGTTTAATGAAATCGGATTTTATAAAATTAAAGAGAACATCATTTTACTGGATTCACATTTGTGTTCCACTTATAGGAGCATTTCTATTCTTATGGTATTTTTCTTTTTCACTATTGAGTAGTATAGGTAAGATACAAGGGTATTTAGAATCTATAGCATTAGCATATCCTGTGATAATAGGTATTGTAACTTCAATGGTGGTAGATCAAGAATCAATGGCTGGAGGATTTAAGGAAATTTTAGGGACTGAATATGGAAAAGGAAAATGTCTTATAAGTAAAGTACTTATTTTGCTTCTCACAGGATTTTTATCTACCATATTAGCAATAGGAATTTTCTTTATTGGATTTCAATATGTTTTAAAGCAAAACTTATTGCCTTTAAATTTTTATATTTATGTAACCTTAATTATATTTGGAAGTCAAATTTTTCTTTATTTATTGCACTTATGGATAAGTTTCATATTAGGAAATGGAGGATCTATTGGAATTGGAATATTTGAAAGTTTAATTTCAGCATTAATGATTACAGGTCTTGGTGATGGAATATGGCAATGGATACCATGTTCATGGGGAATGAGACTTATAAATTATTTTTCTGCTAATTGGGTAAATGAAGGAATAAAGTCAAGTGAATTTTTAAATTTTTATGTTGGAATTCAAAATAGTGTTGTATTAACTATTTTATTAGCAATATGCTTTGCAATTTGGTTTAAATTTTATGAAGGGAGAAAATATGTTTAA
- a CDS encoding lantibiotic immunity ABC transporter MutE/EpiE family permease subunit, translating into MLNYFLSENQKVKHTFLNKLVYLAPVLTILLSAFLAMDYFQVDSYNWWYMMMLPGSLTLGCCLLNRIDRKMKNKAVICLPIELKKVWFAKILIGIKNLSISCIIIFILSELGVFLINSNSINEIALINELYASILLIVTFMWQIPLNFFLEDKIGLFWSVILSSAVNIFFGTMAVKSYWWMIPFSYPSRMMCPVLGILPNGLLAVPESQTFTPEVLSYSSVPYGLIVSIILFLAISYITSIWYERKEVL; encoded by the coding sequence ATGCTTAACTATTTTTTGTCAGAAAATCAAAAGGTAAAACACACTTTTTTAAACAAACTTGTATATTTAGCGCCTGTATTAACAATTTTATTATCAGCATTTCTTGCAATGGATTATTTTCAAGTTGATAGCTACAATTGGTGGTATATGATGATGTTACCAGGTTCGCTTACGTTAGGATGTTGTTTATTAAATAGAATTGATAGAAAGATGAAAAACAAGGCAGTAATATGTCTTCCAATAGAATTGAAAAAAGTATGGTTTGCAAAGATTCTAATTGGAATAAAGAATTTATCAATTTCATGTATTATTATTTTTATATTAAGTGAGTTAGGTGTGTTTTTAATTAATTCAAATAGCATAAATGAAATTGCATTAATAAACGAATTATATGCTTCAATATTACTTATAGTAACATTTATGTGGCAAATTCCATTAAACTTTTTTTTAGAAGATAAAATAGGATTGTTTTGGAGTGTAATTTTAAGTTCAGCAGTTAATATTTTTTTCGGAACTATGGCTGTAAAAAGTTATTGGTGGATGATACCTTTTTCTTATCCGTCTAGAATGATGTGTCCAGTTTTAGGGATTTTACCTAATGGATTATTGGCAGTGCCAGAAAGTCAAACCTTTACTCCAGAGGTTCTTTCTTATTCATCAGTTCCGTATGGTTTGATAGTTTCAATTATATTATTCTTAGCAATATCTTATATAACTTCTATATGGTATGAGAGAAAAGAGGTATTATAA
- a CDS encoding lantibiotic protection ABC transporter ATP-binding protein: protein MKEIILETKNLSKTFKKQEAVKEVSIKVEKNSIYGLLGPNGAGKSTILKMITGMIKPSFGEILFNDHKWSRKDLKLIGSLIESAPLYENLSARENLKVRTTVLGLPDSRIDEVLDIVDLKNTGKKKSGQFSMGMKQRLGIAIALLNNPKLLILDEPTNGLDPFGIQELRELIKSFPKKGITVILSSHILSEVEQIADHIGIICGGVLGYQGELRKGEELEKLFIDIAGKHRREV from the coding sequence ATGAAAGAGATTATTTTAGAAACAAAAAATTTAAGTAAGACATTTAAAAAACAAGAGGCAGTTAAAGAGGTATCTATTAAAGTAGAGAAAAATTCTATTTATGGCTTATTAGGTCCTAATGGTGCAGGAAAGTCAACTATATTAAAGATGATTACAGGGATGATTAAGCCTAGTTTTGGAGAAATATTATTTAATGATCATAAGTGGAGTAGAAAGGATTTGAAGTTAATAGGGTCTTTGATAGAAAGTGCTCCGTTATATGAAAATTTAAGTGCAAGAGAAAATTTAAAAGTTAGAACTACAGTACTGGGACTTCCAGATTCAAGAATTGATGAAGTTCTTGATATAGTAGATCTTAAAAATACTGGAAAGAAAAAATCAGGGCAGTTTTCAATGGGAATGAAACAAAGACTTGGAATTGCCATTGCATTACTTAATAATCCTAAATTATTGATTTTAGATGAACCAACTAATGGTCTTGATCCTTTTGGAATACAAGAACTTAGAGAACTGATAAAATCTTTCCCTAAAAAAGGAATTACAGTTATATTATCAAGTCATATATTAAGCGAAGTAGAACAAATTGCTGACCATATTGGAATTATATGTGGTGGTGTTTTAGGTTATCAAGGTGAATTAAGAAAAGGTGAAGAATTAGAAAAACTATTTATAGATATTGCAGGAAAGCATAGAAGGGAGGTATAA
- a CDS encoding M48 family metallopeptidase: MNFEYKGEIIEFQIIRRKRKSICIKIDINGEVQVVAPMRTSKEHILNFFNSKHDWIVEKRRELKSVLNKKVKREFINDGTFMYLGKEYPIRLIFNDKVKKISIDFIDESLNSNIDSDFRFIIKTNTYENEKLKKALERWYRGKTLDIVKKRVKVHEWEFKDKIIKITVKEQKRRYASINIKNEVYFNWRISMAPIEVIDYIVVHEMCHMDFRNHSKQFWNRVEEVMPNYKKHHEYLKENGINMTID, from the coding sequence ATGAATTTTGAATACAAAGGTGAAATTATTGAGTTTCAGATTATAAGAAGAAAAAGAAAATCTATTTGTATAAAAATAGATATAAATGGAGAAGTACAAGTTGTAGCTCCTATGAGGACTTCAAAAGAACATATATTAAATTTTTTTAATTCAAAACATGACTGGATTGTTGAAAAGAGGAGAGAGTTAAAAAGTGTTTTAAATAAGAAAGTGAAGAGAGAATTTATAAATGACGGTACTTTTATGTATTTAGGAAAAGAATATCCTATTCGATTGATTTTCAATGATAAAGTTAAGAAGATATCTATAGATTTTATTGATGAAAGTTTAAATTCAAATATAGATAGTGACTTTCGATTTATTATAAAAACTAATACATATGAGAATGAAAAGTTGAAAAAGGCTTTAGAAAGGTGGTACAGGGGTAAGACTTTAGATATAGTTAAAAAGAGAGTAAAAGTACACGAATGGGAGTTTAAAGATAAAATAATTAAAATAACAGTTAAAGAGCAAAAAAGAAGATATGCAAGCATAAACATAAAGAATGAAGTTTACTTTAATTGGAGAATAAGCATGGCTCCAATTGAAGTAATCGATTATATTGTTGTACATGAAATGTGCCATATGGATTTTAGAAATCATTCAAAGCAATTTTGGAACAGGGTAGAAGAAGTCATGCCAAATTATAAGAAGCATCATGAGTATTTAAAAGAAAATGGAATTAATATGACGATAGATTAA
- a CDS encoding flavodoxin family protein: protein MKNLVVFYSLEGSTKLIANTIAKKLNADILELIPEKSYCNSGFKKFFWGGKSVLFKEKPKLKNMDIDIEKYENIFIGTPIWVGTYAPPFNTFLDTYNIENKNIGLFACHGGGGASKFFKTIKKEIPNNNFIGEIDFVEPIKNNKEENIEKAIKWIDESIV from the coding sequence ATGAAAAATTTAGTAGTATTTTATTCATTAGAAGGAAGTACAAAACTTATAGCAAATACTATAGCTAAAAAATTGAATGCTGATATTTTAGAATTGATACCAGAAAAGAGTTACTGTAATTCAGGATTTAAGAAATTCTTTTGGGGAGGCAAAAGTGTATTATTTAAAGAAAAGCCAAAGCTTAAGAATATGGATATTGATATAGAAAAATACGAAAATATATTTATTGGAACACCTATATGGGTAGGCACATATGCACCACCATTTAATACTTTTTTAGATACTTATAATATAGAAAACAAAAACATAGGATTATTTGCTTGCCATGGCGGCGGTGGGGCATCAAAATTTTTTAAGACTATAAAGAAGGAAATTCCAAATAATAATTTTATAGGAGAAATTGATTTTGTTGAACCAATTAAAAACAATAAAGAAGAAAATATAGAAAAAGCAATAAAATGGATAGATGAAAGTATTGTATAA
- a CDS encoding C40 family peptidase: protein MKKKFTIIIISAVILLNSVSSTIPVSAAPNNLSINEVIQNIQEYDSKIETNMDKLNKYKEQILEKENEIKANEEDVEIAKRNLEQKDELLSERLRNVHMDGGFEVTPLKYLEAFFTSGNIMDAVEKVQVISQMCKSDKKLVIEAKNAEQDLNDMQKKIEKENEELQKNKDEIEKNIKELEDQKKQLVDYVQENSDILIDSTSSIIPITLSSDISDEARAIIKEAQKYLGIPYLWGGTTPDGFDCSGLMQYVFNSQGIEIPRVSQDQQSFAEPINLSELKPGDLVFNKPSNSTHVGLYIGDDKYLHAPHTGDVVKISTLSTSNMKYAGRVLKVD from the coding sequence ACTATACCAGTCAGTGCAGCTCCAAATAATTTAAGTATAAATGAGGTTATTCAAAACATACAAGAATATGATAGTAAAATTGAAACAAATATGGACAAGTTAAATAAATATAAAGAACAAATTCTAGAAAAAGAAAATGAAATAAAAGCAAATGAAGAAGACGTAGAAATAGCTAAAAGGAATTTAGAACAAAAGGATGAACTATTATCTGAAAGATTAAGAAATGTTCACATGGATGGTGGATTTGAAGTGACACCATTAAAATATTTAGAAGCTTTCTTTACTTCAGGAAATATAATGGATGCAGTAGAAAAAGTTCAAGTGATTTCTCAAATGTGCAAGAGTGATAAAAAGCTTGTTATAGAAGCTAAAAATGCTGAACAAGATCTTAATGATATGCAAAAGAAAATAGAAAAAGAAAATGAAGAATTACAAAAAAATAAAGATGAAATAGAAAAGAATATTAAAGAGTTAGAAGATCAAAAGAAGCAACTTGTAGATTATGTACAAGAAAATAGTGATATCTTAATAGATAGTACAAGCAGTATAATACCAATAACTTTATCATCTGATATATCAGACGAAGCTAGAGCTATAATTAAGGAGGCTCAAAAATATTTAGGAATTCCTTATTTATGGGGAGGAACAACTCCAGATGGGTTTGATTGTTCAGGGCTTATGCAATATGTTTTTAATTCACAAGGAATAGAGATACCAAGAGTATCACAAGATCAACAAAGTTTTGCAGAGCCTATTAATTTATCAGAATTAAAACCAGGTGATTTGGTATTTAATAAACCATCAAATTCAACACATGTTGGGCTTTACATAGGCGATGACAAGTACTTACATGCTCCACACACAGGAGATGTTGTAAAGATTTCTACACTTTCAACTTCAAACATGAAATATGCTGGAAGAGTACTAAAAGTAGATTAA